The Bacillota bacterium genome contains the following window.
TAACATAGCGCGTGCTGCTCTCTGTTAGCGCCGTCCTCCCTGACTACGGCCTGAATGAACGGGTCAACAGTTCGCTGGCGTCCTGCGCCTCGGAGCTGGGCACCAGCACCTCGAACTGGCCCGGCTTTCCCCCGGTGTAATAGCCCCCCAGCGGCCGGATGGCCGCGAGCAGGCCCTCTTTCTCCAGAAGCTCTTTCATCACCTTGGCCACGGCGCGGTTGGGGGCGATATAGACGACCACCCAACCCATCCCGGCCACTCCTCTCGAAAGACCTCCGGGGTTACCTTCCGGACTCGAGGTGGCCGTGGCGCGTCCAGAGTTCTGCGCGCCCTCGGATTTTGATGGCCGACGTGTGCACCGTAAACTGGGCGATCATCACTTCGCCCCTGTCCAGTTTCTCCGTGTGGTGAAAGCGCGTCTCCGGCCCCCGGGTCAGGCCCATCACCGTTACGCCGTCCTCCAGCGCCTTGATGATCACGAAATCGCCGAGCACCACTTCGGCTTCGTCCGGGAGTTCCCCTCCAGGACGCTTGCCGGCCTCCCCGCCTGCCATGGGTCTTAGGCCACCCCCCGCTCCGTCACCCGGCAGCCTTCCCGGCGGCGGTACCCGCCGCC
Protein-coding sequences here:
- the mtrB gene encoding trp RNA-binding attenuation protein MtrB, translating into MGLTRGPETRFHHTEKLDRGEVMIAQFTVHTSAIKIRGRAELWTRHGHLESGR
- a CDS encoding glutamate decarboxylase, producing MGWVVVYIAPNRAVAKVMKELLEKEGLLAAIRPLGGYYTGGKPGQFEVLVPSSEAQDASELLTRSFRP